Part of the Cuculus canorus isolate bCucCan1 chromosome 17, bCucCan1.pri, whole genome shotgun sequence genome is shown below.
ACCCGCAGGGCTGGCACCGCTGCCTCCTCCAGCCTAGGAGCCAGAGAGACGGTACCAGGACTGCTCTGCCCCTCACTCGCTGCCGAGTGGCTCTCACGGCAGGGTTCCACGCCAGGCGTGGCAGCTGTTACCCCATCCCCGTGTAGCTCGTGCCGCAGCTCATGCGGCGCCCGAGCACCCGTGGGGTTGTGCTTCCTTctccccctgcagccctggTGCAGCGCAGCCAGCCCCGACCTCGGCCCCTGGGAAGCAGCTCCGGCTAGGCCGCGGCGTcggcagggcaggggcagcctGCAGCCCCGGAGAGGAGCACCGCggtttgttttcaaatcatCTCCTGCCCCTGTGCCAGGAGCCAAGTGCACACAAACAGCACTGGGCTCCGGTGAGAAGCGCTGCCTGCGAGATAAGCCAGGCAAGGAAAACACATCCATCTTCACGTCTCTTGGCCTGAGATAGAGTTTAATCTGCTGGCATTTTCCTGGCGTAGGCTCAGGACACAGCACAGTTCACCTGAGGAGCCAGACGCGGGGAGCCAGCTCCCATTGCTGCCAGAGGTTTCGGCTCTGACTGGTGCAGAGCGCGACGGCGGTGAGGAACGGGTGTTTGAGGCGCTGGGGCGCGTGGGGAAGGGCGCTGACCCTCGGCTGAGCCCTGCGGCAGCACGGACCGCCACGCATCATCCACAGTCGTGTGCGTCCCCTGAGCAAGAGGGCGAGACCCCTGCCCAGACTCCGCGTGCGGCACCCAGCACCCGGCACAGCCCGGGTTACGAGCTGCCATCCGGCAGCCCGGACAAGGCAGGAATGGCTGGAGGTACAGAGCTGAGCAGGGACTCCAGCCTGCGGCTGCTCGGTGTCTGATAAGGAGGCTGCTAGTGCCGTCTTGCAGCGCTCTCAACCTGCCAGCTCCCTGCAAATGAAACATCCTGGTGAAACGCCCCCCACCCTTGGCTCCCTCTGATCCCCTCTGAAGCCGAGATGAGACTGGAATGTCTCCTGGGATGTGATTCTCTCTAGCCTAAGGGGAACTGCATTAATAAAACCCAGCATGAGATGTGGAGGCGAtgggggaggaggcaggcagggctggtgaGATGAAGCTTTTAAGAACAAGTCCTGGGTCTACTGGAaatgtcctgtcctgtcctctctccctccccctgtCCCCGGAGATCAGCTGTGGAATTCAGGGTGTGGGTCGAGGCTTTTCTTCATGCACATTTCTGCTCAGAGCAGCCAAACCTCTCACGgccctccctccacccctcctcaGCACCTCCCTAGAAcagctgggacccccccagcccctctcgGCTCGGTCTCCCGGCTGCTGGGACCCTCCTGCATCGCTCAGGCACCATCCTAAGGTGTGTTTTTCCCGTGAtgagtggaaggtgtccatCCCTGGGACGCGCAGGCCAGCTTGGCAAGCTGGGGCCAGCAGCAGCGAGGAGATCCTCGCCCCTCGGCAGGACCGGGGTTGGCTGTGCTCGCGGCAGGGAAGCAGCTGGGCTGGTTGGTGCTGGGTGAGCAGAAATAGGCATCCACGGGGCATCTGCCCAGGATCTGGGCTCTGACTGAATGAAGCTGTGTGAAAGCAGCGAGGATGTGAGCCAGGAGGGAAGGGTGAAGGAGAGCAAGTGCACTCAGAGGAGATAAACAGGAAGAGAGATCACAGAGATGTGGGGTTTGGTTGGTGTGAGTGCCCTCTTGGCTCCCATTGGGATGCACGGTGTCTCTCACATCTGTTAGCTCACGCAGCAGCGATGCAGGGCTCCGCAGGTCGGAGCTCATGCTACTCTAGGTGCTGTGGGAAGGATGTGTCTGTGACCCACAGTGCGTTGCCATTAACAAATGTCACTGCAATAAATTGGTTGCCAGGCTGTGGCACAGTTCATTTCCCAAGATGATTTTCCACTTTCTCTTGGACAGCAAGTGCTGAACTCTGAGACTGCATTAGCACAAAGTCAATGTAGAAGCCTCAGATCCAGGGGAATACACAGATACCAAACTGAAGACTCCAAAGAACTATCTAAACAGAGCACCAAGAGAGCTGGCACATGGCTGGGGATGAATCCAGCATGGCATGCACCGTGCCCAGCCCTTGCAGAGAGCTGTGGTGTTTGCTCAGATCACTAATTTTGCAAAGGCCAGGcaaaaagcatgcaaaaagCTCTCTGTGTTGAGCTCAGCACGCTATGGTGAGGCCACAACTGAAAGAAGAGCATTGCAGCAGAAATCTTGGCAATCCAGAGGGAGGTCTGGTCTTTCATGTCCGTTTGCAAGGGaagcaagaggaagaggagataCCACTGACTTGTTctatagaggaaagaaaagttggGCTCCGGTATCTAGTTTCCGGCTGAGAAGAGGGTTTGGACGCTGATGACTGGACAGCTTCAGTCGGGCAGGGGGAGCAATGTGGTGATTAAAACTCATGAGACATCTTGGAGAAATGAGATAAGATGGAGAACCCCGAATCACGGGTGGCTGTGAACTGTTTGGGCAGAGCCTGCAGCACCACACAGGCTCTCTCCGGGTGCCGTGCAGGCTACGTCTTTGCCTGTgaagggggagatgggggaggcATTTACTGTAATCATCTATTTCAAAGCAGTAGCTCTTCATAGGAAGGTGCTAACAGCCTCCCAGAAGGTCACAGGTGCCTCCGCCTTGCACACAGACCCCATTCTTGCTTTCGTATTTGCTCATGTGTCATTTACTACAGACTCCGCCGGGTTGtcagccccccccgccccacctGAGCTCTGCTTGGGGAGCGACCGAGTGCAGCTCcccagaatcatggaatagttagggttggaagggaccttaaagatcatctagttccgacCCCCCAAAATATCTCCCTGGAGATACTTGCTGTGTGTCTGCAACAGAAAGGAGGGAAACGACCAAATGGGGAGCAGCTGTGCAAGAACAGAGGGAAGCAGCCTCTGGGCAGACATTTGGGTGAGGAAGAAATGCCAAGCCCCAAGCCCATTGCCCGTGACGGTGCAGGCAAAGCAGGGAGCCTGTGGAGGTGTAAGAGCCCTCCAGGGCCCGCACTGTTATGTCCTGCAAGGGATGTCAGCTCGCTGCTTGGAGTTCCTCAAAACCACCTGGCAGATTCCAGCCAGAGGAGAGGCAGCGAAAAGCACTGTCCCGTTGCTCAGATCCTCCAGACATGCCAAGCAAACCTGTGCTGGCTTTTTAGCTGCATTGCTTACGGCGTGCTCTGCAGCCGTtgagaaaaccaaaaatctcCAGGGCCAGGTTTGCCACCTTGTCCCGTATTTAGCAGGTGAATCCACAGAGCCTACAGTAGCTGCCATCTTTGTGATCTGAGGGTACACTGGAGGTGTTTTGGAAGAGGTAATTTCATGAATAGGGCTTACTTTTAGGACACAAAACCCCTTCTCTAAGTTGCAGCTAACAGCATCAGCCTTCAGCTGGGATCAGAACATGCCTCCAAGTGCACAAGCCCTGCTTCTGGATGTATGGATACAGAGGAGATTGAACTTCTGAGATGTTGCGGCCACTAGGGAAGACACCTGGGGACCTTCTCCTTCTATGACCTCCTCTTTTCCCACCAGCAGACAAGGGTGTCCTCATTCCACATTTGATACCTTCCTCCACCCATGGGTCACCAGGGTGGGTTTAAGTGGCACAGAGAAATGTACAGATGAACCTACCCGTCCCAGGACCCCTGGGCACAGCTGAGAAGCCTCTTACGTTGGCGAAGAGCTTTCCAGAAACCCCGAGCAGAGCAGTCTTGCTCAGGTGCGCTCCAGCAGTCGGGCCCTGGGGTTCAAACAGGAAACACTCATGAAATGAATGGATTCTGGTCCAGAAGAGCCTTCAGACCAAACGTGGGCTAGCATGAATGAgttaaaaaatcctttcctttgctttgtgaAATTTATTGAAAACTACATTGTTCATCTGCTGAAACTTCACAGCTGTTGAGATTGCCCTGGGGGCAAACCACATCCAAGAAATGGTATGTGGATCCTGGGAGCACGAGACCTGAAAGCTGAAACGGCGCTCCGTAGCGCTCCCTCCCCGTCACGTCGTGCCTACTGACATCCTCCGGTCAGATGCCACATGggtttctccctcccttttctcctctccgACTCTCGCAGTGCAGTCACTCCATTTCATAGCGTTGTATTTTGGCTAAAAAGAGATGGAGGAAGGGTGCAGACAGCGAGAGGTCTGTGTGGGGTGAGCGTGCTCAAAGGCTGCGGCACCCAGGTGAGACAGGGCTCTGTGCCACGCTGCAGTGGCAATGCCAGCGAATGTCACTTACTTTTGATGCTACTGCTTTGGTATCTCTTGGGCAATGGCAGCAAGGCGGGACTGTGGGAAACGTGTTCCTTTGCTTATGAAAAATCTGTGAACTCCTTTACTCCTTTTGGTGGTAACAATTTGCttgattatttattatttgtcaGTCACAAATTCTGCTTGCAAAAAACTTTACAGGATAAAAAAGTAGTGCTTGCATACTTACATCTGACCTGAAAGCTCCCTGTGGACTTGGGAGAATGAAATCAGCCACCAGGCACAAACAAAATTACCACTATCCAGAGctcaaagatgaaaataaaagctggacatgagaaACCCACTGACTGCAATACACTCAGTCATAAATGATTCATGGAGTAATTTTCAGTAGCAAACACATTGGTGAGAACTGGAggctctgtttctctttttcttttttttttttttggggggggtggaTTGtccacaaacaaaaatattggcTAATTCATCAGAcgctttcttctgctttgaataGTTTGCCCAGATCCCGAAGCAACCATCCCGTGCAATTTGCTGTTAACCTAAATAACTTAAATTCAGGTACACCCAGAGCACTGCCCAGATCTGCCCCTGCACGCAGTAATTAGGGTTCTCCAAGCGCAAACCTGCCGGCAGCCGGCTCCGTCAGCATCTCCCGATGGCTGGCTACCTGCTGGCCCGTGGCACCGACGGGGCACGGATGCGCCTCAGCGTGGCACCACGGCGTGGAGAATACTTCTGGGGAGAGATGCCGCTGGTGGGGGGCAGCGTCCCCCTGAGCAAACGCgctggggagctgcagcctGGCAACCTCAGAGGCGCTCTCGGTGGAGGGCAAAGGAGACCCAGCGAGGCCGGGCACTGCATTCCTCACCTGTGAAACAACCCCCCACAATCCAAACGCTTGGGGAATTCCTAGATCTCTTTGTAGCCACATTTTGGCTGTGACAGAGTGGATTTAAGTGAGGCAAACTCTGAAGGGGGAGATGATTATCTGCTTTTGGAGCAAGAGGGAGAAAGTGGTTGAAAAAGCCAGACCTGCTTTTTACAAACCTGATCCAGCTGTTAACAGGAGGGAACGTACAGACCGGCCAGCGCACCCAGTTATTCAGAAATTACTAGTTTTGAGTAAATCTTTCCAGCGTTGTTCAGGAATTGGCTATTGTCTTTCAGATTTATATGTCCCTTAATCCAGAACTAACGTTCAAGTGTAGGCAAGCCCTAACACTTGAGCTATGGAAGGAGGGACCTTCTGGAGCAGGGTGAGAGGCGGAGACGATGCTACTTGATTGAATCAAAGATCAAATTTAGGCTGAAAAATAAGGGAATTGTGAGATTTGGCCAGGGAAGCAGTGAAAAATGCCGTGGGAGATATTTAGATACAAAGGGGGCCCTGCTGCACAATTTCCGCGAGGGGAGGATGGCTCCTTGGCAGGGCTCTGCGCAGGGAAACCCAACGCGGTGCTTCCACCTCTGGTGCTGAGGGCTCtccagctgggagcagagggttGGAGTGGGTGGTGTGTGTGCGGGTGGAGCTGTGTACACGCAGCCTTCTCAGACAGCCACAATAAATTATCTCATTAGTAAAGCAGGGTAGCTGTGCTCCTCGGCACATACCCGGCCtcccacagcacaggaaaactTCGCGTCTaaacaaccaaaccaaaggGTCCACCAGACACTGCTCAGAGGGACGCTCTCAGCTTGAGACCCAGGCTCCTTCAGCAAGCTGTTCTGTGTCTAGTGGAACTAATGAACCTCAGTTTCCTATGTCTGGAGGTCTGGCATTTCCTACATCCCCTGCAAGTCTGTCCTCTCTTCCCCCAGCACATGCTCACATCTTCCCACTCCAGGGACAACCAAGGAGGGATGAGGAGCCCGCAGTGTCACAGCCTCACGCACTGACGGGCTCGACTCTGCTCTCGAGCTGATGGCAGAGAACCGAGCTCTCACTTTAGGGGTTTCCTCACAGTAAGGGGATCCTTGAAGtcaccttctcttccttcttaccactttttctcccctcatGTCTTTAACGCCTCTGCTTTCCCACAAGTGCTTGTGGCTCAGCTCAGCAGGACGGGGCTGCCAGGGAGGGACGGATGTGCTGCACAGGGACGGGAGCCCCCCTCCCCCAGGATGCATGGCTGCGAAAAGCTAAAAATGCAGGTGCTGCCGGCGCAGGGGCTTCCCAGttacattttttctgattttacaaCTGCTTTGCCCCCTCTCCTTTTCATTAGTGGGCCAAAGACAGGCAAATGCTGGATGTCAAATGGTGCTGCTCCAGCTGTAAGCAGGACtgcacagcccagctcccagGGCAGGCGAGatccctggggctgcaggagggaggaaCTGGGAGTGTTGCCCCTCAGAAGAGATGACCCCAGTCATGTTTGCCCAAGGCACAATCCCCTTCCTCAGAAGcgcgggagctgcagctctctcCCCGCCTGCCCAGCTCCTGTGCCAAGGGGGCAGCTTGctttacaaatgtttttcttttcccctcatgCTGGAAATTCGATTCCACAAAAACACTTGCACGGCGGCTAATTGCCAACCCTGCGGTGACTTAGCCCCTAATTCCTGCCAGTCAATGAACCAGCCCAAAAGGCTGGTTTTTGTAACTTGCTGAATGTAAAACCACAGCCTTGGAGACATAACAtagctgggatttttttttttttattttcctggacaACTTCTGAATCCTTCTCAATTTTGGAAATTTCTTTTACTCCACAGGGCATAAGGAACATCCAAAGACTAAGCAGGCAACAAGGCCCATCCCAGGGAGACTTCAAGCAGACGTGGACCCACAGAGGCCCTGGAGGCCAGCTGGGGTGCCAGGGAGGAGATGATTGTCAAGAAATTGGTTTGAAGGTAAAACTGGCGTCGTCCAGCCTGTCTGCTTGTGACTTGAGGGCTCATCATCATCTTTCCATGgattcttcccaatgtccacGCCTTGCAAAGGTTTCCTTGATCTGCTGGTTTGTATCCAGAGGGCTGCTGCAAAAATTGTTATGCTGGCCCATGGCTTAGACCACATCATTCCTCCCCATGCTCCTCCCTGGCACCCTCTTTTCTCTGCCCCAATTGTGGATGGTTcaccttccctctcccagcccttcaTTATCCATCTCTCCTCCACCCATCATCTCCCATGCAACAGAGGCCAACTCCATCACCCATTTCCAACAAGCCCCTTCAtgctctctcctgctctgctccgcGCCTGGGAGAAAGAGCCTCTGAGCATTTGCAAAGTCACTGCATCACACTTCTTGAAGCTCTTCTTTGTCACGACAGAAACcttcacagcagagctgttctGCTCATCGCTGCCGGCAATGTCTTGCTCCCTCTTGCTGCCTGGCCTGCCTGCACCCAGCTCTTGTTTCTCCACTCCTGCCTGAACCACAAAGAACTCCATCCTTCACCATAGGCTCTGCGGCTCCACAGCGCTCAGCAGGACACGTCGGGAGCCCAGAAATGAGCTAAGCCGTGTTTGAGCCAGTGGCTGCAGGGAGGGTGCGCTGCTGCATTTGCTGCGTTTGGGCACAGCACCCTCCACAAAGGGTTCGCTGTCGGTGTGACAGCAGCGCAGCAAGACAGGCCTAGGGTGTCCTTAtggctccctgcagctccatggaaggaggttgtagtgaggtggctgctggtctcttctcccacgtaaCAAGTGATCAAACAagaggaaatcatagaatagttggggctggaagggaccttaaagcccatccagctccacctcccactagctcaggcagcctggccttgaacccctccagggatggggcagccaccgcttccctgggcagcctgtgccagggcctcaccaccctcatggggaagaaattcctccttatgtctcgcctaaatctgcccctctccagtttacactcCCTCCTCCCGTCACCacgagcctttatgaacagcccctccccagctctcctgcagccccttcaggcactggaaggtctctctaaggtctcctcggagctttctcctctccaggctgaacaacctcaactctctcaaaCGGCCTCGAGcagtgccaggagaggttcGTGTTGATCAGGACCCATTTCTTCCCTGAGCGAGCGGCGAGGCCCCGTCCCTGGGGCGTCACCAGGCGCGTGGCATCGGAACAGGGTTCGGCGGGCTCGGAGGGGCCGGGCTGGCGGCTGCACCCCACCTCTCACAGGCCTCGTCCAACCTCAACGACCCTGTGACTCGTAGGGGGGCAACACCCGCACCCGAGAGCGGCTCCGCCCCGGCCCCTCCGGCCCCGCTGCGCGGGCGGGCGCGCCCTCTGCCGACGGCACGCGGGGCTGCGCTCCGGGCGGAAGCCTTGGAGGGGCGGGGGCTTCTGCCCCTGCTCTGCGCATGCGTGAGGGTCACGTGGGGGGTCCGCGGTGCCTCCCTTTATGACAACGCGTGGGGCTCCTGGCGGAAGGCTTTAAGGGACGGGGTTGGTGCTTCGGTAGCCGCGCTGCGCATGCGCGTCAGTCACGTGGAGGCGGTGGTTGCCCTTAGGACGGTGCGTGGGGCCGGGCTCCTGGCAGAAGCTTTAGCGCCTTCGGTCGCTGTGCTGCGCATGCGCAAGAGTCACGTGAGGGGCGTTGGTGGCTCACTTTATGACGATAATCCTGGCGGAAGACTTAAAAGGGCGGGGCTCCGTTCGCCGctctgcgcatgcgcagagTCACGTGGCGGCGGGGCGTTTTAAGCGGGTGCGCGGGGCAGGCGGGCATCCTCGGTGATGGCGCGGGGCAGCAGGAGTGTGGCGCGGCCCGCGGCGGCCCCGGCGGCTCCAGCCCCGGCCAGGTACGGGGGGCAGGCGGCGGGCAGACCGATCCCCGCGCCTCCCCCGGCTCTGTCTGACTCGCTCCTCTCCGCAGCCCGGCCCCGGTGCCGGCGGCGCAGCCGGCGCAGCCCGGGCTGATGGCGCAGATGGCGAGCACGGCGGCGGGCGTGGCCGTGGGCTCCGCCGTGGGACACGTCGTGGGCAGCGTCCTCACCGGCGCCTTCGGCGGCTCCTCCGAACCGGCCAAGGCGGCGGCTCCCGCCCAGGTGCGAGCGGGGCCGGGATACCCGGTCAACGTCCTTGTGCCGCCCTTGCagggcgcggggggggggccCGTCCCGTACCGGCGGCCCGAGGTGACCGCGGGGACACGAGCCGCGGTGCTTCCCGAGCGCCTCGGCCTCTCCTGAGCCGGCCTTTGCCCGCAGGAGCCCCGGCAGCAGCCGCTGCCCCCGCAGTCGCCCTACGGCCCCTGCCACTATGAGATGAAGCAGTTCCTGGAGTGCGCCACCAACCAGAGAGACCTGACCTTGTGCGAGGGCTTCAATGAGGCTCTGAAACAGTGCAAGTACAGCAACGGTGAGTCTGACCGCCAGAGGGGCGGGAACCGCTGCCGGCGGCACACCCGAGAGTTGGCACGTTGCAGAAGCAGCCCCTAGGGGTTAGAGTGTCCTTGGAGAGTTTGATTAGGATGTGGTTTGGCCTCTGTGAGTGCCTTTCCAGTGTCCTGGGGTGTGGGAAGGACAGGAGAAATGGTTCTGAACCTGTCTCTTAAGGTGAGAAGGTTGTAGGTACCCTCTTAGACGTTCCTTTCTTACTGGAGCCTGCTGCTTTTCCTACTTCGTTCCCTAATTCTTTCTGCACCTCATAAAAGGAGATGTCAGTAGTTAAGTCTTGATCTGGTCACTTTAGGTAAGAGATCTTTTGTTAACTTCAACTACTGGGACATGTGCGCTTAATGCTGAACTTGTGTTTTCTGCCCTGTAGGTGTTTCTTCTCTCCTGTGAAGAATCTGCCCCCTTGTAGTAGGGAAGAGGAGCTGGGTGCAgagccctgctgcctgcagggagcGGAAGGACGACAAGGGATGAGTGGAGGGAACAGATCGACCAGACAGGAGTCTTCTAGTGGTAATTTACTTCTAGACTAGTAGGGATGGAAAGAATAGTTGCACCTGTGGGAACTTGAAATTCAGATAGTGCTGCTTTTATTACAGCGAAATAAAGAAGTTTATTTGGACTGGTCACTTGTGcatgttctttctttcaagCTAAAATTAATCTAACAAAATGTTAACATTATCAGCCATTCAGAGGGACAAGACACAATTACATATTTCCTGCAAACAGGAGGTGCAGACTTGCAAAGACACTGCCTGCATGATGTGACAAAAGCAGATCTGCCGCTGAGCTGGATTGGCTGTACTCTAGGCGGGGAAGATGTGTCCTAAAGTATTTTCAGTAACTAATTCTGTTTCCATCTATCCTCTTCCTGAAGAGCTGTTCTGACCCTGGAGCTAAGGAAGTATGACCTGTCTGGCTGTGTGACAGAGATACAATTGGCTGATCTTACTTAAAAGCCTTAGCAGGTTATGCAATGATCTCAAGGTCACCAGCATCACGTTACATTTGGAGCTGCTGTCCTCTTACAGTTGCTGTAGCAGAACAGCGAGTGCTGCCTGCAGATTGGCCTCCAGCAGGAGTCCCCACTCCTCATCTTGGTGTGAAAGAGGACTGTGAGACCTTAGCTGGAGTTGTGATGCAGCAGTGAAAAGGTGACACTTGCAGATGCTCAATTGCTGAGCTTTCATGGCAGAATGAACCTGTTAACTGCAGAGCTCTGGCTCTTTAGTATTGGGTGAGTTCCCAGTCCCTTGCCTGGATTTTGAGCAAGTCCAGGTCTAGATGGTGAAAGCTTGCAGCAGATGGAGGCTGGTGTTGAAAGTCCTGCCTCTGCTGAATGTCAGGACCTAAATTCTTGGTGGTAGATGATATTCTGAGCTGTGTCTGGTCTGATCTGTGGTGCCTTGTGGTCTCCTGAAAGATGGCCAAGGGGAAAAGTGGACGCCAGAGACGCAAAGCCCAAATGTGGGTGCTGAGCTGTAGAAAGGCACCAGTGTGAGGGAGTTGTTTTAAGTTACTGCCTTTAGGAAATAACTGCTGAACTGCTGTTGGTGTATGCTGGTCTGAGGGGAGAAGCTCTTAAGAAAAACCAATAGGAACACTTGCAGCAGATCTGCTGTCTCCACCACCTTTGTATCAAGAAAATGTGCCCTCTTTGCTTTGGCCCTCTTGGAGCTGGGGGGACTCTGCTGGGTGTGGGTGGGTGGCAGGTGCCTGCTGTCATGCTGacttgggggggagggggtctgCAAACCAGCCCTGGCTTGGCTTGTCCCTTCACATGCTGCCTGAATTCACTCACTGCCCACAGCCACAACCAGTCCTGGAGCTTGGTGTTTGAGCTGGCGCAGTGGAAGGCAGAGGTCGTCACACCTGGTGTACAAGGGCTGTGGTGGGGAGAGGGGTCCTTGCCTGCACTGCCAGACCTCCTGTGGAGGGGAAGTGGGTGCCTGGCTCTTACCTGCTAGGCCAGGTGAGGTCACCCCAGGTTCTCTAGCAAGGATTCACAGCCGGTGACTTCAGAGCTTCCTCTCCTGCCAGCAGAATGGCAGAAATAGATTGTCTGCTGGCTCCAAACTGAATTCAAGACATGTAACTGGAGCAGGTGGCTCTGCCTAGGGAAGGTTCTTCCTCCCATAGAGGAGCCACCTTGGAAAAACATGAGGTTCAGCCCCAGCTCCTTGTGTGAGCTGACTTCTGCCTCCTTAGAGCTACTGTAGTATGTCCAAGTGACTGCTGAATAGAGCCCCCCTTCAAAGCCACGCCTTTGTTTTTAGGAGATGATGGAGTTTTGCTGGTGTGTGGGATCACCACCCTAAAGCAGGCCCTCTTGATGCAGAGGCTGAGCTGTGCCATCCTCCTGAGGAACTTAGCGACAACTCTGAGTCCAGTGCTCCCTTTCCTCTGGGTATTCACTGGTGAATTCAGATGCAGGATTTTCCAGTTCACTTATGTTCATCAGAGCTCCCATTTAATCCAGAAGATCAATGCAGTCTGGAAGGAGGGCGATGTGGTGAAGAAGGTCTTGTATGTCCCTGTGGGGTTTAGAGGCATTTTCTTTGGTGAGTTATGCTTTGAAGAGGATCTGTTGAGGTTTAGAGTGGGAGAGGTTTGCTGCccctttctctgtgttttaggACAATCTGGGGTTCCCAGGCAACCGGTTTCTTGCCCTTTGCTGCTTCTCTACAGGCGAGTGCTGGTCCCTCCACTGACCGCCGCTCAGGACCGCTCGTACCTGCAGCCTGCGCTGACATCTCTTCAGATGAGCTGTGAAGATCCGGCTGTGGCGCTGCAGGTTCACCGTCTCTTGGCCTTTGCTGCAGACAGGGAATGAGATCTGGCATACGGGTATGGTCACGCTGGATTCGGGGGCACGGCAGACATAGCAGGGAACAGCTGAGGCATAGCAGGGGACTGAGAACTGCCCGGTGTTGTGGCCAGCACAGGTAGGATCCCCACACGGTGATCAGCAGGACTCTGAACCGCAGTATTTTGGCCATGTCTGCTGGTCTTTGGTGCCAGGAA
Proteins encoded:
- the CHCHD10 gene encoding coiled-coil-helix-coiled-coil-helix domain-containing protein 10, mitochondrial; the protein is MARGSRSVARPAAAPAAPAPASPAPVPAAQPAQPGLMAQMASTAAGVAVGSAVGHVVGSVLTGAFGGSSEPAKAAAPAQEPRQQPLPPQSPYGPCHYEMKQFLECATNQRDLTLCEGFNEALKQCKYSNGVSSLL